ACACTTAGTTTGGTCGGTGTTTGCACAGTTCGTTGTTTGGGGACAATCTCACCTGTTTCCCGATGTTGTTTGATTAACTTTCGCACGAAACTATAAGCAACTCGAAATTGTATAGCGATTTGACGTTGCGACGTATTCCCTTCAAGATATGCATCAACAATTTTCTGTCTAAGATCTAGTGAGTATGGTTGCACTTGATTGAGCATGAA
Above is a window of Leptolyngbya sp. 'hensonii' DNA encoding:
- a CDS encoding helix-turn-helix domain-containing protein, which gives rise to MLNQVQPYSLDLRQKIVDAYLEGNTSQRQIAIQFRVAYSFVRKLIKQHRETGEIVPKQRTVQTPTKLSV